A stretch of Roseovarius sp. M141 DNA encodes these proteins:
- a CDS encoding cupin domain-containing protein: protein MIGYAPGADVGPLEEWPLVGPASDYVIRRGTPRTYGRLDAGGPGHPTRFGIWRCTPGAFECTEQGDELMTILAGRCRLTDHATGEVRDLAVGDSLFVRDGSRVTWDVSEEVTKVFLGWKAAGY, encoded by the coding sequence ATGATCGGCTATGCCCCCGGTGCCGATGTCGGCCCGCTGGAGGAATGGCCGCTGGTGGGTCCGGCCAGCGATTACGTGATCCGGCGCGGTACGCCGCGCACCTATGGCCGCCTTGATGCCGGTGGGCCGGGCCATCCCACCCGGTTCGGCATCTGGCGCTGCACGCCCGGCGCGTTCGAGTGCACCGAGCAGGGGGACGAACTGATGACAATCCTCGCGGGCCGTTGCCGCCTGACCGACCATGCGACCGGTGAGGTGCGCGATCTGGCGGTGGGCGACAGCCTGTTCGTGCGCGACGGCAGCCGCGTGACGTGGGATGTGTCCGAAGAAGTGACGAAAGTGTTTTTGGGGTGGAAGGCAGCTGGGTATTAG
- a CDS encoding phage integrase N-terminal SAM-like domain-containing protein gives MTARTLGPASQTSHLRVCKRFAAWLGRSPETATPDDVRDFQRHLVETGTSTCTRNQTMTGVKFLFRVTLRRHDLVAGIFSLKEPV, from the coding sequence ATGACAGCGCGCACGCTTGGGCCCGCATCACAGACCAGCCACCTGCGCGTCTGCAAGCGGTTTGCGGCTTGGTTGGGTCGGTCACCGGAGACCGCGACACCGGATGATGTGCGGGATTTTCAACGGCATCTTGTTGAGACCGGCACCAGTACCTGCACGCGCAATCAGACCATGACCGGGGTCAAATTCCTGTTCCGTGTGACGTTACGACGGCACGATCTTGTAGCCGGGATCTTCAGCCTGAAAGAGCCCGTATAG
- a CDS encoding Hint domain-containing protein, with protein sequence MPTYNVNQFYLGVFADFDPVESSSSNPNNGFNENQTVPGFTPGTVFDNSNMQLLNITQNDTVREGRTDRLEENDFVNRPTNPLGADSFTYNPGSGSTTSNIDSAFTWNVTVTLGDGSTFTTRIPFAQLENGAVITNVGTAFDNLNIQSIRLDSFDSGNYFGLTPNRSIDGGAFVCFTRGTQIATREGYVAVEDLSAGDRVMTMDNGYQEIRWIGSRKIDAIDLKMHPKLLPIRIKAGAMGPNAPTQDLTVSPQHRMLIRSAIATRMFDRSEVLVPAKKLLALDGVDIVEDATEVEYFHILFDRHEIIIANGAPSESLFTGSEALKSLSLEAYEEITTLFPHVLAQDYEPIPARYIPQRGKLMTKLAQRHQSNRKSLLQGVQ encoded by the coding sequence ATGCCAACATATAATGTGAACCAGTTTTATCTCGGGGTTTTTGCAGATTTCGACCCGGTCGAAAGCTCTTCCTCGAACCCGAATAATGGCTTCAATGAAAATCAAACCGTACCCGGTTTCACGCCAGGGACTGTGTTTGACAACTCAAATATGCAACTGTTGAACATCACTCAAAACGATACCGTTAGGGAGGGTCGAACTGACCGCCTCGAAGAAAACGATTTTGTAAACAGACCCACAAACCCGCTTGGTGCAGACAGCTTTACCTACAATCCTGGAAGCGGGAGCACGACTTCAAATATCGACTCTGCATTCACCTGGAATGTAACTGTCACTCTTGGAGATGGGAGTACTTTTACGACGAGAATCCCCTTTGCCCAACTTGAAAACGGGGCCGTTATTACGAATGTTGGCACCGCTTTTGATAATCTTAATATTCAGTCCATTCGTCTGGATAGCTTTGATTCAGGGAACTATTTTGGGCTTACCCCCAATCGTTCGATTGATGGGGGCGCGTTTGTCTGCTTCACGCGCGGAACCCAGATCGCGACACGCGAAGGCTATGTTGCGGTTGAGGACCTCTCCGCTGGGGATCGTGTGATGACGATGGATAACGGGTATCAGGAAATTCGCTGGATAGGGTCACGCAAGATCGATGCAATTGATCTGAAAATGCACCCTAAGCTACTACCTATCCGGATCAAAGCGGGCGCAATGGGGCCCAACGCGCCAACGCAAGACCTCACAGTCTCTCCGCAACACCGGATGTTGATACGCTCCGCCATCGCCACGCGCATGTTTGACCGTAGTGAAGTGCTGGTCCCGGCCAAAAAACTGCTGGCGCTTGATGGGGTCGATATCGTTGAAGACGCAACCGAGGTGGAATATTTTCACATCCTGTTTGACCGTCACGAGATCATTATTGCCAATGGCGCGCCATCCGAGAGCCTGTTCACCGGGTCCGAGGCCCTTAAATCGCTCAGCCTTGAGGCATATGAGGAAATCACCACGCTGTTCCCACATGTGCTTGCCCAGGATTACGAGCCTATCCCGGCGCGGTACATCCCGCAGAGAGGCAAGCTGATGACAAAGCTGGCCCAGCGGCACCAAAGCAATCGTAAATCTCTGTTGCAGGGCGTGCAGTAA
- a CDS encoding rod shape-determining protein — protein MSILSRIPGMFTSDMAIDLGTANTLVYVKGRGIILSEPSVVAYHVKDGVRKVLAVGEDAKLMLGRTPGSIEAIRPMREGVIADFDTAEAMIKHFIRKVHKRTTFSKPKIIVCVPHGATPVEKRAIRQSVLSAGARRAGLIAEPIAAAIGAGMPITDPTGNMVVDIGGGTTEVAVLSLGDIVYARSVRVGGDRMDQAIINYLRRQQNLLIGEATAERIKTSIGTARMPDDGRGETMKIRGRDLLNGVPKETEISQAQIAEALSEPVQQICEAVMAALEATPPDLAADIVDRGVMLTGGGALLGDLDLALREQTGLAVSIADQCLNCVALGTGKALEFEKQLRHAIDYDS, from the coding sequence ATGTCCATATTGAGCAGAATTCCGGGGATGTTTACCTCGGACATGGCCATCGACCTTGGAACAGCGAATACGCTGGTCTACGTCAAGGGCCGCGGCATCATCCTGTCAGAGCCGTCGGTCGTGGCCTACCACGTCAAGGACGGCGTGCGAAAGGTGCTGGCCGTGGGCGAAGATGCCAAGCTGATGCTGGGCCGCACCCCCGGCAGCATCGAGGCGATCCGCCCGATGCGCGAAGGCGTCATCGCCGATTTCGACACCGCCGAGGCGATGATCAAGCATTTCATCCGCAAGGTTCACAAGCGCACCACATTTTCCAAGCCCAAGATCATCGTCTGCGTCCCCCATGGCGCGACGCCGGTTGAAAAACGCGCCATTCGCCAGTCGGTTCTGTCGGCAGGCGCGCGGCGCGCGGGTCTGATCGCGGAACCGATCGCGGCCGCAATCGGCGCGGGCATGCCGATCACCGATCCCACCGGCAACATGGTGGTCGATATCGGCGGCGGCACGACCGAGGTCGCCGTGCTGTCGCTCGGCGATATCGTCTATGCCCGGTCCGTGCGCGTCGGGGGCGACCGGATGGACCAGGCAATCATCAACTACCTGCGCCGCCAGCAGAACCTGTTGATCGGCGAGGCCACCGCCGAGCGGATCAAGACCAGCATCGGCACCGCCCGCATGCCCGATGACGGGCGCGGTGAAACCATGAAGATCCGCGGCCGCGACCTGCTGAACGGCGTGCCCAAGGAAACCGAGATCAGCCAGGCACAGATCGCCGAGGCGCTGTCCGAGCCAGTCCAGCAGATCTGCGAGGCCGTGATGGCCGCACTCGAGGCGACGCCGCCGGACCTTGCTGCCGATATTGTCGACCGGGGCGTCATGCTGACCGGTGGCGGCGCGCTTTTGGGTGATCTGGACCTTGCGCTGCGCGAGCAGACCGGCCTAGCCGTCAGCATTGCGGACCAGTGCCTGAATTGCGTGGCCCTTGGCACCGGCAAGGCGCTGGAATTCGAAAAACAGCTGCGCCATGCCATAGATTACGACAGCTGA
- a CDS encoding DUF1989 domain-containing protein has translation MIEPQDAAARRAVPPVICYPNDTLPQPDLALYDSARAGAVKVTEVQVAPRDAASFRVEAGQFFRITSVDGPQVGDLNLWNAADLTERFYSGKTRALHGTHITRGERMWSSLPSLRPMATITDDTLRWYGFDSFGGSVHDVIGTRCDPYTGNLLAGGQYHHCCHSNLIRALADETGLPLHEAERHVHDVLNVFMCTGFTRATGQYFMKASPVRPGDYLEFFAEIDLIGALSACPGGDCSTQHSSDVAACYPLLVEVFAPTPGALKGWGSPALNGYDRTHGRGPVAGRAG, from the coding sequence ATGATCGAACCCCAGGATGCCGCCGCCCGCAGGGCCGTACCACCGGTTATCTGCTATCCCAACGACACGCTGCCACAGCCCGATCTGGCGTTATACGATTCGGCGCGGGCCGGTGCGGTCAAGGTGACCGAGGTGCAGGTTGCGCCGCGCGATGCCGCCTCTTTTCGGGTGGAGGCGGGCCAGTTCTTTCGCATCACGTCTGTGGATGGGCCACAGGTGGGTGATCTGAACCTGTGGAACGCCGCCGACCTGACCGAGCGGTTCTATTCCGGCAAGACGCGCGCGCTGCATGGCACGCATATCACGCGGGGCGAGCGGATGTGGTCCAGCCTGCCCAGCCTGCGCCCGATGGCGACGATTACCGACGATACGCTGCGCTGGTATGGCTTCGACAGCTTTGGCGGATCGGTGCATGACGTGATCGGTACGCGCTGCGATCCCTATACCGGCAATCTGCTGGCGGGTGGGCAGTATCATCACTGCTGCCATTCCAACCTGATCCGCGCGCTGGCCGATGAGACGGGACTGCCGCTGCACGAGGCCGAACGTCATGTGCATGACGTGCTGAACGTGTTCATGTGTACCGGCTTTACCCGCGCCACCGGCCAGTATTTCATGAAGGCCAGCCCCGTTCGCCCCGGTGATTATCTGGAGTTTTTCGCCGAAATCGACCTGATCGGCGCGCTGTCAGCCTGTCCCGGTGGCGATTGTTCGACCCAGCATTCCAGCGACGTAGCCGCGTGTTATCCCCTTCTGGTCGAGGTGTTCGCCCCCACCCCCGGCGCGCTGAAGGGTTGGGGCAGCCCGGCGCTGAATGGCTATGACCGCACCCACGGGCGCGGCCCGGTCGCGGGGCGCGCAGGATGA